Proteins encoded together in one Eubalaena glacialis isolate mEubGla1 chromosome 7, mEubGla1.1.hap2.+ XY, whole genome shotgun sequence window:
- the TMEM42 gene encoding transmembrane protein 42, translating into MDGKPQFAGGGVCAAVYPDASAGFPPHLQAGAMRRRFWGVFNCLCAGAFGALAAASAKLAFGSEVNVGFCVLGIIVMATTNSLMWTFFSRGLSFSMSSAIASVTVTFSNILSSAFLGFVLYGECQEVLWWGGVFLILCGLTLIHRELPPPRKALPHKQQ; encoded by the exons ATGGATGGAAAGCCTCAGTTCGCTGGCGGAGGGGTGTGCGCGGCTGTCTACCCCGACGCCTCCGCCGGATTTCCCCCGCACCTCCAGGCGGGCGCAATGCGGCGCCGCTTCTGGGGCGTGTTCAACTGCCTGTGCGCCGGCGCGTTCGGGGCCTTGGCTGCCGCCTCCGCCAAGCTGGCCTTCGGCAGCGAG GTGAACGTGGGCTTCTGCGTCTTAGGCATTATTGTGATGGCTACCACCAATTCTCTGATGTGGACGTTCTTTAGccggggcctcagtttctccatgtcTTCAGCCATTGCATCTGTCACGGTGACTTTTTCAAATATCCTCAGCTCG GCCTTCCTGGGTTTTGTGTTGTATGGAGAGTGCCAGGAGGTCTTGTGGTGGGGAGGAGTCTTCCTCATCCTCTGCGGACTCACCCTGATCCACAGGGAGCTGCCACCACCCAGGAAGGCTCTTCCACACAAGCAGCAGTAG
- the TGM4 gene encoding LOW QUALITY PROTEIN: protein-glutamine gamma-glutamyltransferase 4 (The sequence of the model RefSeq protein was modified relative to this genomic sequence to represent the inferred CDS: inserted 2 bases in 2 codons; substituted 2 bases at 2 genomic stop codons), with the protein MGTLSQFCWCQDMPLTESRPRVDQSYQAASSCDKAACVQGVDDNPTCMGPGTERTVPVEGYACSCPFTTRPSSPAQGGGLEWLLTPGSRLLSEPVKRRALGIPARGMTAYDSAHDTENSLTVDTYLKETGEXISSMTEIPSNRSLPFRVYSCSPEEREVMDHAFSLRSYESEYKLPQKEDLLXMYVHAEPVLLGNPIEFTITLKRKTDSYPKDCHISGFLELQTYMGKNATSLGILHKTTQRQGQASEETLPLDSNTYMGSLXFDDEPIIKSFIIAGILESKEMTASQEFASFQYPELPVELPDAGRIGQPLIGTYIFXNALHIPLTDTKSSVESLGVSPLQTIDQGTVKPGETIRFQIKGIPTIAGLEKFIKFSSNHVKELHAEKTVLITTSLCLMPWKESTPISDLVQRGEREEGSEDGKAKGVV; encoded by the exons ATGGGGACACTGTCACAGTTCTGCTGGTGCCAGGACATGCCCCTCACGGAGTCCAGGCCCCGCGTGGATCAGTCGT ACCAGGCAGCTTCCTCCTGTGACAAGGCTGCCTGTGTCCAGGGGGTGGACGATAACCCCACGTGCAT GGGCCCAGGCACAGAGCGCACGGTGCCCGTGGAAGGATATGCCTGCTCCTGCCCCTTTACCACCAGGCCGAGTTCTCCAGCCCAGGGCGGTGGGCTGGAGt GGCTGCTCACACCAGGTAGCCGACTACTGTCAGAGCCAGTGA AGCGGAGAGCATTGGGCATCCCAGCACGCGGCATGACCGCCTACGATTCAGCCCATGACACTGAAAATAGCCTTACGGTAGACACCTACCTGAAAGAGACAGGCG CCATCTCTAGCATGACTGAGATTCCATCTAACAGGTCTCTGCCCTTCAGAGTGTATTCTT GCTCCCCTGAGGAGAGGGAGGTCATGGACCATGCCTTCTCCCTCCGCAGTTATGAGAGCGAGTACAAACTACCCCAAAAAGAGGACCTTCTTTAGATGTATGTCCACGCAGAGCCTGTGCTGCTGGGAAACCCTATCGAGTTCACCATCACTCTCAAAAGAAAGACAGACAGCTACCCCAAAGACTGTCACATCTCGGGCTTCCTTGAACTGCAGACATACATGGGCAAAAATGCCACCAGCCTGGGCATCCTTCATAAGACCACACAGAGGCAAGGTCAAG CATCTGAAGAGACTCTGCCCTTGGACTCCAATACCTACATGGGCAGCC TGTTTGATGATGAACCAATCATCAAAAGTTTCATAATTGCAGGAATTCTAGAGTCCAAGGAAATGACCGCCTCTCAGGAGTTTGCATCTTTCCAGTACCCTGAGCTCCCCGTAGAG CTGCCTGACGCAGGCAGAATTGGCCAGCCACTTATCGGCACATACATCTTCTAAAATGCCCTGCACATCCCTTTGACAGACACCAAGTCCTCTGTGGAAAGCCTGGGCGTCTCCCCGTTGCAGACCATTGACCAAGG GACAGTGAAGCCAGGTGAGACCATTAGATTCCAAATAAAAGGCATCCCAACAATAGCTGGACTTGAGAAATTTATCAAGTTTAGTTCCAATCACGTGAAAGAGCTTCATGCTGAGAAGACTGTTCTCATCACAACTAGCCTTTGCCTGATGCCTTGGAAAGAG TCCACCCCCATCTCCGACCTGGTCCAacgtggggagagggaggaggggtcaGAGGACGGCAAGGCCAAGGGGGTGGTGTGA